Within the Rosa rugosa chromosome 2, drRosRugo1.1, whole genome shotgun sequence genome, the region TATTTCTATAGTTTTATacacatgtaatagaaaataacaaaaatataatataaattttagggccaggccgtagggtagggccgggtttcatttgcatgacccttaccggCTTACCCGATCCTATTTGaaaaagggtagggccggcccgccctaatgcaagggccgggtcgggcttcggccctacgggccgAGCAGACTTAGGGccgaagggctaaatgatgaggcctacctTATTTAACACCATAGTGGCATAATGCAAGTTCTttttacaaaagaaaaagaaagagaactcTTAATCAAATAGAACAATGAACATGTAATGTGATCTGGATTATCATTATCAGCCACTTTTGGATTGCCACTCAGCTCACCACCTATATATGCCACTTGTCTAATGGGCTTGAAGCCATTTGAGCAGTGGCATTACAGTTAATTACAGTTGAAGAAGGGGATATATCCCAAAGTTTCCAACCACACAGCAACTTCATTTATTCAATTAATCTGAAGCAAAACCCTTTCCTGCCACTGTGGCAAACTTAGCAATTCATGGTGATGCTAAAAAGAATCTGCAACAGAAACAGAGTAGCTGTatcgaactctctctctctctttctctctctagaagaAAATGATAAAAGTAAACTACTTTTGAACCAAGCAATCACGAGCCACCCCTGAAATCTCTGCCTCTGAATTCATCTTTCTACTGCCAAACGACCTAATCCTCCTTATCCTATCAGAAAATCTGCAACcctttttctctcttcatctgcAAACTCTGAGTTTTCATGCATTCTATCTTCCTTCGCTTCAGTTTCTTGAAACCATATATGAAAGGAAATTATGTCTCACTCCATGCACTATGTTCTAATCAGGAGGTTTCAGTTCACTCATTCATGCTTTGACACACATAAGAAAGCTCATCTTTTTAATGGAAAATAGTCTCCTGGTTCTCTTATCTCTCTGTTTCTTCTCTGAAAATTTTGAAGCTTCAACATCCTTGTTTCTGTTCTTGATGAAAACCCATTGCTGTTTTCCACTCTTCCATGTGACCCATGTTTCGGAATCAGTTCATGCACTTCCTGAAATCAATTCACACATTCAGAAGGAAAATCATTACTCCTTTTGATTGTTTATTTTGCCAGAAAGCTTCCTATAAATTTTATACAATCCAGAGTTTTCTGTAAAGGGTTTTTCCAATGGCGACCTCATGTTTCCATGCACTTCGTCTCCGAAAGTCGAAGGGCAAGTCGTTGCCAAATCCGTCGACGTCGAAAACCCAGTATAATTCAGATATGGACAGCATGGAGAGGAAGAGATTCGATAGCTTGGAGTCATGGTCGATGATATTGGAGTCGGAAAATGTGGAGACTTGGGAGGTGGCCAAGGAGGACCAGGAGGAGTGGACTGCTGATCTTTCTCAGCTGTTCATTGGTAACAAATTTGCTTCTGGAGCACACAGTCGGATTTACCGTGGGATTTACAAGCAGAGAGCTGTTGCTGTGAAAATGGTGAGGATTCCAAACCAGAGGGAGGAGACCAGAACCTTACTTGAGCAGCAATTCAAGTCTGAAGTTGCTCTGCTTTCGCGGCTATTTCATCCCAACATAGTGCAGGTAAAGTGTTTCGTGAAAATCTCCaatgaaaaataacaaaattcgAGAAGTTTATAGATCAATTGATAGTATATGTTGTCTAAATTggtggacttttttttttttgttccagtTTATTGCAGCTTGTAAAAAGCCACCTGTGTACTGTATCATCACAGAGTATATGTCACAAGGAACACTGAGGATGTATCTCAACAAGAAGGAGCCTTATTCTCTTTCGACTGAAACGATTCTGAGGTTAGCGCTTGACATATCCCGGGGAATGGAGTATCTTCATTCTCAAGGAGTGATCCACAGGGACCTGAAGTCAAATAATTTGCTTCTCAATGATGATATGAGGGTCAAGGTTGCGGATTTTGGCACATCGTGCCTTGAAACGCAGTGCCAGGACACGAAAGGAAACAAGGGGACTTATCGTTGGATGGCACCGGAGATGATCAAGGAGAAACCTTGTTCTCGGAAAGTTGATGTTTATAGCTTTGGAATTGTGCTGTGGGAGCTGACAACGGCTTTGCTTCCTTTTCAAGGAATGACTCCTGTGCAGGCTGCATTTGCTGTGGCTGAGAAGGTGAGATGGCTAAAACATACTTTACTATTCAAATTACTTACTTGAATTATGTCTATGTGATACTTCTTTGGCCTTTAgtttattattttgttatacAATTACAATCTCTCATTCAGAAATGTTAACGTAGCTTAATCCAAGTTTAACATAAGTGCATTCTGTGACTTGTGAAAATGTATGTTTTCTGGCTGAGCCCACTTTTGCTTGAGTTAATTGTAGTTGAGCAGTAAGTTAGGTTGTGATGATGTTCCGATGTCCCGTCGGATTGTAAGTAAAGAATGATTCTCTACTCCTCTGACCTTAATTTGGCAAAGTGAAGATTCTTTTGTGCCAAACACGTTCCAGTGCAAATGACAATCAACCATTCCCCTGTACTTGAAGAATATATTCAACTAATCTTCCTTTTTTAGTTTAAGGAACTTGTTCCTTTACGAGTTTCTTATTCCTCCCTGAGGAATCCTTGTCAAGAATAACCTCCTCAATTTCCTTTTTGAGTTCTGAGTGTAGACAGCTAAGCTCTTGCCTAACTATAAACTATAATATGTCGAAAATGAGTCTCCAGGAGAAGTTTTCTTACACTAAAATTTTTATGTGGCAGAATGAACGGCCTCCAATGCCGGCTAGTTGTCAACCGGCACTAGCACACCTCATCAAGCGCTGTTGGGCACCAAACCCCTCGAAGCGACCAGATTTTAGCGATATTGTGTCTGCTTTGGAGAAGTATGATGAGTGTGTGAaggaaggtcttccactcacaCACCACTCGGGGCTGGTAAGTCGAAATGTCATCCTCGAACGCTTGAAAGGTTGTGTATCTTTGAGCTCTTCCATACCTGTACATGCCTGACACCATTACTTGGAAGGTATTGTTGTTATTGTTATTACTTTCCATGATAAAGGAAGCCCTTTATAATTTGTACATGATGTTCTTTTAACTATCTAATGTAACACTACGATGATTATAAACTTTGTTGTACTTAGTTTCCATTAACTGATCCTAATTGTTTGGTTTTGAATAGCTCCATCAATGAATATTGTTTAGTATAGAATTCCAAATGAGCAAAGAGATTGGATTCGTCCATTTATCCAGAGAGATTATTCTAGCCTGTGGGATCAGAAGAACGTATGTAAATGTTTTATGTAGCTATCAAACATCTCATGTTGTTTATGCATCCATGATTgtcctttctttctctcttcaaaATTCTGTGTAACAGAGTGGACTAGGCTCTTCTGCAATTCTTGTTTCACTTCCTTCGGTCAAAGTTGATAAGCGAAAACTAATAGGGGTTCTAATTCAAATGTAAAGGAGCTAATCTTGTTCCCAAATTCCAATCGTAACATCACTTCTGTTATGATCATCAGTAATTAGATTCTCACAGCAAACCATGAAGCCCCAAATCTTGTTTTCTAGTTTCTTCTCTGGTCCAACACATCCGCGGATCGATGAAAATGATGCTTACACCGCTCACACTTGAGAAAGAAAACAGTTTATTTTGGTCTCGAATTTAAACTACTCATACACTATAATCTCAAACAGGAAACTGGGTTTTGTTCTCCATGTGAGCAAAGCATTTTGGTTGAGCTGAAAAACTTTTATTGAAGATTACAATATGCAAAAGCCAGAAGCCACAGGCTATAGAGGCCGAATTTAGTAGAACACGTCATGTTCATATTCAGTGGAGAAAAGCTGGAGTTGCTATCACAGATAGATCATATACATAATGTGAGCCCCAGCCTTAAAGAAGTACTTGTATGAAAAGCACTCGAGTGATATTGTGATCCACACTCGACAGTCTTGGTCTGAAGATTTTAGTGACCACTCGTAGAGATAGACTTGACCCTTATTGGCTTTGGTTTGTTGATGTCAAATTCAGAAACTAGGATCTTTCTCATGATTACTTTGCCTTTCCTTTTGAAACTTGGTcaagaaacaaaggaaagagatAGGGAAAAGGATTGGGCTGATGAAATGCGTGAGAACCATGCTATTACCATTACAAAGGAGTTGGCTATTTGGTCAATTGCCTGGTCTTCCGTATACAAAACACATTATATACGTAAGTTTGTGTTATAATAATACAGGAATCAATTATCTCTCGACTGCTAAACTCTAAGATTATTTCAAAATGAatttgtaatttggttgatttgATTTTAAAATACATTTTTTGTCATACAACTTcttatttataagaaaaacTAATGTCACTAAATCAACTGGTAGAAAATTCATATGAAGTGATTTACTGCACTGACTAGTACCTGACTCGATAATTGATCAAGACGGTAGATGACGGCCGGAATCTTATGAATGCCACG harbors:
- the LOC133733627 gene encoding serine/threonine/tyrosine-protein kinase HT1, whose translation is MATSCFHALRLRKSKGKSLPNPSTSKTQYNSDMDSMERKRFDSLESWSMILESENVETWEVAKEDQEEWTADLSQLFIGNKFASGAHSRIYRGIYKQRAVAVKMVRIPNQREETRTLLEQQFKSEVALLSRLFHPNIVQFIAACKKPPVYCIITEYMSQGTLRMYLNKKEPYSLSTETILRLALDISRGMEYLHSQGVIHRDLKSNNLLLNDDMRVKVADFGTSCLETQCQDTKGNKGTYRWMAPEMIKEKPCSRKVDVYSFGIVLWELTTALLPFQGMTPVQAAFAVAEKNERPPMPASCQPALAHLIKRCWAPNPSKRPDFSDIVSALEKYDECVKEGLPLTHHSGLVSRNVILERLKGCVSLSSSIPVHA